In Aspergillus oryzae RIB40 DNA, chromosome 6, one genomic interval encodes:
- a CDS encoding uncharacterized protein (predicted protein), producing MGFLRSYAFLTPHRLDFILAKESHLIPDDIDWIAWSKFIHKFRELGDEQVAQRYHYGQLRLSRLNWAVRIVRPQHANTLWFYHLPHWSITSYLSQATVPLLFIFASVSVVLSAMQVALSVPSDKGFLQRLEDAGLPQMELTFWAFSISILLLSALIWVLLLGVPLGALAWQLSWGFRKREREKGDRLLSA from the coding sequence ATGGGATTTTTGAGATCGTATGCCTTTCTCACGCCGCATCGCTTGGACTTTATCCTAGCAAAAGAATCCCACTTGATCCCCGACGATATTGACTGGATTGCCTGGTCCAAATTCATCCATAAATTTCGGGAATTAGGCGACGAACAGGTCGCACAACGATACCACTACGGCCAGCTGCGCCTCTCACGACTTAATTGGGCGGTTCGCATCGTTCGCCCGCAGCACGCCAACACACTATGGTTTTACCATCTCCCTCATTGGTCAATCACCTCGTATCTCTCCCAGGCTACTGTCCCACTTCTGTTCATTTTCGCTAGTGTCTCGGTCGTTCTCTCAGCTATGCAGGTGGCTTTGTCAGTGCCATCGGACAAAGGGTTTCTCCAGCGGCTAGAAGACGCTGGACTACCGCAGATGGAACTTACATTCTGGGCGTTCTCTATCTCGATCCTCTTGCTATCGGCGTTAATCTGGGTGTTACTTTTGGGGGTTCCTTTGGGTGCGTTGGCATGGCAATTGTCATGGGGGTTCAGAAAGAGAGAGCGCGAAAAGGGTGATCGTCTACTCAGCGCTTAG
- a CDS encoding nucleic acid/nucleotide deaminase domain-containing protein (predicted protein), translated as MDEYCSLYKEIQSLTALTSLIFQRPPDGMDYGEFGKEKSPPKEPEQGTDEELDKLPDETDFEDDVTTGVSTTTLILLKQRSLDRLAEVLARFKTQKTGRHGRGKKKDAHLDAKHVTSVAMVENSTLQRVTFLCSKNEGLKGEDEVFLERLCELLTSILKNGQRQTCQSEVFDLIFEHNTPRVEYYSGVIQDAFKRASGLKVPDTLTEDTIKDMVDQKLEARLWEGLIINIDGRQREVSQELPDCLSDKDLDKAVIETCDRIRSLFKVSNSHSTRNDELRDFLESFYAIIRNPRQRPALKNLLKQALHGSEKLFTKAWDALLFLARTFHAAVTLVELASKLKLKLFNSFRFVPVSACMFKTKTYAPLGKDLPLKVLGALPCQPEGNGWVKLLQDQRTINEYTNILRLPRSIHAEVQLMGYLETSLSKNNDQVFPYIGCSKKCCFFCEVFRALHGKFSARGTHETVFPRWGLPQGIAVTSKLEWLAPLMAKLAVFLRAMLRRVLSEPYPLPHRELCKQSSAALSTAQAEQQGESIYSERPSMFRFNDGCRLNTAQAEVFKLFVTIRGSICQIPDTNSSTWINFGFCYCTSFQQRQELSLKYLLLAASNASFDDIVSAYETTTMAELMTKHGIDLSDLSQKGVRLQRPSGMVYSVFRLMIGVSHALSGRFCSCFRMQPDQPCHHYFEPHFDSECDVAYGFHLTNSWERWQLLNFYRHLFNLPEFDPRAMAAAKESPERGALEWYIDTLVPDMRPRIFDMDRAGSILFPNFNAGISVTIQGAEESSHLPCHCRVHDVLGPPGLCYGKGDDILDKA; from the exons ATGGACGAATATTGTTCATTGTATAAAGAGATCCAGTCTCTAACTGCTCTCACATCACTCATTTTCCAGCGGCCTCCGGATGGTATGGACTATGGCGAGTTCGGTAAAGAGAAATCACCACCTAAGGAACCCGAGCAGGGGACCGACGAAGAGCTAGATAAGCTCCCTGACGAAACAGACTTCGAAGACGACGTGACAACCGGTGTTTCAACGACGACTCTTATTCTCTTGAAACAGCGATCGTTGGATCGCCTTGCTGAGGTTTTGGCCAGATTCAAGACACAAAAGACCGGTCGGCatgggaggggaaagaaaaaagatgcCCATCTTGATGCGAAACATGTCACGAGTGTGGCTATGGTGGAGAACAGTACTCTTCAGCGTGTAACATTCCTTTGCTCGAAGAATGAGGGCCTGAAGGGCGAGGATGAAGTGTTCCTAGAAAGGCTATGCGAGCTACTAACCTCTATCTTGAAAAATG GTCAAAGGCAAACCTGTCAATCGGAGGTGTTTGATCTCATATTTGAGCACAATACACCTCGAGTTGAATATTATTCTGGGGTAATTCAAGACGCATTTAAGCGGGCATCCGGTCTTAAAGTACCAGATACGCTCACAGAAGATACCATTAAAGATATGGTAGATCAGAAACTCGAGGCAAGGCTGTGGGAGGGTCTCATTATCAACATCGATGGGAGACAACGTGAAGTTTCGCAGGAACTCCCAGACTGCCTCTCGGACAAAGATCTGGATAAAGCGGTGATAGAGACGTGTGACAGAATACGGAGTCTTTTTAAGGTGTCTAATTCTCATAGTACGCGCAATGATGAGTTACGGGACTTCCTCGAGAGCTTTTATGCCATCATTCGAAACCCCAGACAACGGCCAGCCCTGAAGAATCTCCTTAAGCAAGCGCTACATGGCAGCGAAAAGCTTTTCACAAAAGCGTGGGATGCTCTTCTATTCCTCGCGCGAACTTTCCATGCTGCAGTGACATTGGTCGAACTGGCGTCCAAGCTGAAGTTGAAGCTTTTCAATTCATTCAGATTCGTCCCCGTTTCAGCTTGCATGTTCAAAACCAAGACCTACGCTCCACTGGGGAAAGATTTACCCCTAAAGGTCTTGGGAGCACTCCCGTGTCAGCCGGAGGGCAATGGATGGGTAAAGCTTTTGCAAGACCAAAGGACGATCAACGAATATACAAACATACTTCGTCTCCCCAGATCGATCCATGCGGAGGTTCAGCTGATGGGCTACCTTGAGACCTCCTTATCCAAAAACAATGACCAGGTTTTTCCATATATTGGATGCAGTAAAAAgtgctgcttcttctgtgaAGTATTTCGGGCGCTTCACGGTAAGTTCTCTGCACGTGGAACGCATGAAACAGTTTTTCCCAGGTGGGGATTACCTCAAGGCATAGCGGTAACTAGCAAGCTAGAGTGGCTAGCTCCACTGATGGCTAAACTTGCTGTATTCCTGAGAGCAATGCTCCGGAGGGTGCTCAGTGAGCCTTATCCCCTTCCCCACAGAGAGCTATGTAAGCAATCATCGGCAGCATTATCCACGGCGCAGGCCGAACAGCAGGGCGAGTCAATATATTCTGAAAGGCCATCAATGTTCAG ATTCAATGATGGGTGCAGATTAAATACCGCGCAGGCTGAAGTATTCAAACTGTTTGTAACAATAAGGGGCTCTATTTGTCAAATTCCGGACACTAACTCTTCAACGTGGATCAACTTTGGATTCTGCTACTGCACCTCCTTCCAACAACGCCAGGAACTCTCTCTCAAATATTTGTTGTTGGCCGCGTCCAACGCGAGCTTTGACGACATAGTCTCCGCATACGAAACAACCACGATGGCAGAATTGATGACGAAACATGGAATCGACCTGTCAGACCTCTCCCAAAAGGGAGTTAGACTCCAAAGACCTTCCGGGATGGTGTACTCTGTCTTCCGGCTCATGATCGGAGTAAGCCATGCTCTCTCTGGCAGGTTTTGCAGCTGCTTTCGAATGCAACCCGATCAACCATGCCACCACTATTTCGAGCCACATTTCGATTCTGAGTGTGACGTAGCCTATGGCTTCCACCTAACTAATAGCTGGGAGAGGTGGCAGCTTCTGAACTTCTACCGGCATTTGTTCAACTTGCCAGAGTTCGATCCCAGGGCTATGGCAGCAGCAAAGGAGAGCCCCGAACGCGGAGCTCTTGAGTGGTATATTGACACTTTGGTTCCAGATATGAGACCAAGAATTTTTGATATGGATCGAGCAGGGTCTATTCTATTCCCAAATTTTAATGCTGGGATTAGTGTGACTATTCAAGGTGCGGAGGAAAGTTCTCATCTCCCTTGTCATTGTAGGGTGCACGATGTCTTGGGTCCACCAGGTCTCTGCTATGGGAAGGGGGATGATATACTGGACA AGGCATGA
- a CDS encoding F-box protein (predicted protein), translating to MFSLTSLPSSGVHYVVPASTSHVSGPSMSPFQRRGPMKIHNILCLPSTRTTTRNMGTVPLQRQAVSGLFANDVVLHWDIPGPTSLWRRCEAARLGRVWSTTIAETKSPRRTTWNVKLTAIISFRGLWTVCRFLKSGVRECRPQDISMIGLNRRTPLMIYPLQYREEPDPAVQKAADENWVHISGDEWLAANPFYVPKLREILGRAMDTGPSFSPQDGAFEPLISMDKNTSDPFARLPQEILDMIIDNLSTKDIASLRLVSRKFYQLHVSLWYRLIQEDMPWLWEVWSDEKPYFWATVTEGDIQQNKGETRIEFGEEKIMTHTINVDEHLAKWAMPIPAPRRTNWFLLYTDVKRHWSKLRGLWNRRRIWNYQQGLISSLKMHILSSDDHTA from the exons ATGTTCTCACTAACATCATTGCCCAGTTCCGGTGTGCACTATGTGGTACCAGCTTCAACATCGCACGTATCCGGACCATCAATGAGCCCTTTTCAGCGGCGTGGTCCAATGAAGATCCACAACATTTTGTGTCTGCCCTcgacgaggacgacgacAAGAAATATGGGGACTGTTCCACTGCAGAGACAGGCTGTGTCTGGGCTATTCGCAAAT GATGTTGTTCTACACTGGGATATTCCGGGGCCGACATCTctctggaggagatgcgaGGCTGCCAGACTGGGCAGGGTCTGGTCCACAACGATAGCGGAGACGAAGAGCCCTCGCCGGACGACCTGGAATGTGAAATTAACAGCGATTATTTCCTTTCGGGGCTTGTGGACTGTATGCCGTTTCCTGAAGTCGGGGGTGCGGGAGTGTCGCCCGCAAGACATCAGTATGATTGGATTGAACCGGCGGACCCCTTTGATGAT CTACCCGCTCCAGTACCGCGAGGAGCCCGATCCAGCCGTCCAGAAAGCCGCTGATGAAAACTGGGTCCATATAAGCGGTGATGAATGGCTCGCTGCGAATCCGTTCTACGTGCCCAAGCTTCGGGAAATCTTGGGGCGAGCAATGGATACTGGACCCTCATTCAGCCCCCAGGATGGCGCGTTTGAACCCCTTATCTCCATGGACAAGAATACGAGTGACCCGTTCGCTCGATTGCCCCAAGAAATTCTAGATATGATTATAGACAACCTCTCTACGAAAGACATTGCATCCCTGCGCCTCGTCTCACGGAAATTCTACCAGCTCCATGTCTCACTCTGGTATCGCCTTATTCAAGAGGACATGCCTTGGTTATGGGAGGTTTGGTCAGATGAGAAGCCCTACTTCTGGGCGACGGTCACTGAGGGGGATATACAGCAGAATAAAGGGGAGACAAGGATTGAGTttggcgaggagaagatcatgacACATACAATAAATGTTGATGAGCATTTGGCCAAATGGGCAATGCCGATACCTGCACCTCGTCGAACGAATTGGTTTCTCTTGTATACGGATGTTAAGCGGCATTGGAGTAAATTGAGAGGCCTGTGGAACCGACGAAGGATATGGAATTATCAGCAGGGGTTAATTTCGTCGTTGAAGATGCATATCCTGAGCAGTGATGATCATACTGCGTGA
- a CDS encoding uncharacterized protein (TPR repeat) — translation MVDFSNTVSAASTPAQPRDYAHRPDIPLQDLMHVLSSYSLARFSATMDAITIHPLIHYWAQQRLPLERKRQFSEEALRLIARALRLTEQSYSAQKYALFESRVSSHLHAALKNVQNLSGSLEPGNSYDPPSDISLPHTLSVVYAITEGWLLWLWAAILDIKLFFLTMLYEEEQAENDIWWLAYKLTIVLRSHTLHKNTEQLFRWQFAEARRVLHPKHPRALYIAGDIAWIVLLQGRIQESRKWYEWVLTSRQRVQGEQHYATLGAVMGIATILDKDGSHDEALQLRIMAYEGRAASLGIENSLTLNSAYAIGQQLSNEGKYEDAVKWFQLVFYARNTTLGSDHADTLRSACHISHSLVLLDRHSEALEWDQIAWKERNKTLGPDHEDTLQSAHDIGYILSLLDRYSEALAWSQVAWKERHRTLGPDHEDTLQSAQNVGQSLFLMDRHSEALEWDQISWKGRNKTLGPDHEDTLQSAHDIGYVLFVMGRYSEALEWSQLAWRGRNKTLGPDHQDTLQSALNIGEILLPLHRYGEALEWHQIAWVGRNKTLGPDHEDTLASSHNIGESYKALGQYDEAMKWFNLALQGSQRVLGMDHEETRVTMRSIEDLEQKRGRNK, via the coding sequence ATGGTCGATTTCAGCAATACAGTAAGTGCAGCCTCGACACCTGCTCAGCCACGTGACTATGCTCATCGCCCAGATATACCACTCCAGGATCTAATGCATGTTCTCTCATCCTACTCGCTCGCCCGCTTTTCGGCAACAATGGATGCCATCACGATTCACCCCTTGATACATTACTGGGCTCAACAGCGCTTGCCACTGGAACGGAAACGCCAGTTCTCAGAAGAAGCCCTTCGTCTAATTGCTCGCGCTCTACGTCTAACAGAACAGAGCTATTCAGCGCAAAAGTATGCCTTGTTTGAAAGTCGAGtctcatctcatcttcaCGCCGCCCTCAAGAATGTTCAGAATCTGTCGGGGTCCTTGGAACCTGGAAACTCCTACGATCCACCCAGTGATATTTCTCTTCCACATACACTCTCAGTGGTGTACGCAATTACAGAAGggtggcttctttggttgTGGGCGGCTatcctcgatatcaagtTATTTTTCCTAACAATGCTTTACGAGGAAGAACAGGCCGAAAACGACATATGGTGGCTTGCATACAAGCTGACCATCGTTTTAAGAAGCCACACCCTGCATAAAAATACAGAACAACTATTTCGCTGGCAATTTGCAGAGGCAAGAAGAGTACTACACCCCAAACATCCGCGTGCGTTATATATCGCCGGGGATATTGCGTGGATAGTACTACTCCAGGGTCGCATCCAGGAGTCAAGAAAGTGGTATGAATGGGTCCTAACATCCAGACAAAGGGTCCAAGGCGAACAACATTATGCAACCCTTGGTGCTGTTATGGGTATAGCTACGATACTGGACAAAGATGGATCCCATGATGAAGCTCTACAACTAAGGATCATGGCATATGAAGGCCGAGCGGCTAGCTTGGGTATAGAAAATTCTTTGACTCTTAATTCAGCCTATGCTATTGGGCAGCAGCTTTCCAATGAAGGGAAGTATGAGGATGCAGTCAAATGGTTTCAGCTCGTTTTTTATGCAAGAAATACAACATTGGGCTCTGACCATGCAGACACATTAAGAAGTGCCTGTCATATTAGTCACAGTCTTGTCCTACTGGATCGACACAGCGAAGCATTAGAATGGGACCAGATTgcatggaaagaaagaaacaagacaTTAGGTCCTGACCATGAAGACACATTACAAAGTGCCCATGATATTGGGTATATTCTTTCCCTACTGGATCGATATAGTGAGGCACTGGCATGGAGTCAGGTTGCATGGAAGGAGAGACACAGAACATTGGGCCCTGATCATGAAGACACATTACAAAGTGCCCAAAACGTTGGTCAAAGTTTATTCCTGATGGATCGACACAGTGAGGCATTGGAATGGGACCAGATTTcatggaaaggaagaaacaagaCCTTGGGCCCAGACCATGAAGACACATTACAAAGTGCCCATGATATTGGTTATGTTCTTTTCGTTATGGGCCGATATAGTGAGGCACTGGAATGGAGTCAGCTTgcatggagagggagaaataAAACATTAGGCCCAGACCACCAAGACACACTACAAAGCGCCCTTAATATTGGTGAGATCCTTCTCCCACTGCATCGCTATGGTGAGGCATTGGAATGGCATCAGATTGCATGGGTagggagaaacaaaacattGGGCCCTGACCATGAAGATACCCTGGCCAGCTCTCACAATATTGGAGAGAGTTATAAAGCTCTCGGTCAATATGATGAAGCGATGAAGTGGTTCAATTTGGCATTACAGGGTAGCCAGCGGGTATTAGGCATGGATCACGAGGAGACAAGAGTAACCATGAGAAGCATCGAGGATctggaacagaaaagaggcaGGAATAAGTAA
- a CDS encoding uncharacterized protein (predicted protein), with the protein MSRRKNGPIVEYLNNISAWHHISAQIVDYIQHPYRGLRAKSKRVDDLGNGSVLSSREAGYPLPVALIARYQLTTVDAFACEISIDDPYSQMTHQQWMESLWRGCVGPDIVVYIQDHEIPEMGQSQDLVYSARLHDTLGIVIPRARGSSKERVLRHVVWAIDSIVMSTRCQ; encoded by the coding sequence ATGTCGCGGCGGAAAAACGGTCCCATTGTTGAATATCTAAATAACATCTCAGCATGGCATCACATTTCAGCTCAGATTGTCGACTATATACAACATCCATATCGAGGGTTACGGGCCAAGTCGAAGCGGGTTGACGATCTGGGAAATGGGTCGGTGCTATCCTCGCGCGAAGCAGGTTACCCCCTCCCCGTGGCCCTCATTGCCAGATACCAGCTTACAACCGTGGATGCATTTGCTTGTGAGATATCAATCGACGATCCATACTCACAAATGACTCACCAGCAATGGATGGAATCTCTCTGGCGTGGTTGTGTGGGTCCAGATATCGTTGTGTATATCCAGGATCACGAGATTCCGGAGATGGGACAATCTCAGGATCTTGTGTACAGTGCTCGCCTGCACGACACTCTTGGTATTGTGATACCGCGTGCTAGGGGCTCTTCCAAGGAGAGAGTATTGAGACATGTCGTATGGGCTATTGATTCTATCGTGATGAGCACACGTTGCCAATAA
- a CDS encoding uncharacterized protein (predicted protein): MSAKSPKRPRQALNKQAELSIPLQLPMEDCQDMQQCIVALYGPGGIGKTQTAAEYAYHYQRCYTSVFWIDGASEHTIRQSFSVAAGQILKSWRRLNHNETAYQIFAKDFGVEDSKTSSTPTADQAVKGVIDWLSQLENNDWLLIFDNIDDLDSFDIRSYMPSSLHGNILITSRRADVSGYWRSVEVEKMSDKEAKSLLAKSSGFSGDMNEEVSLELLQLLGHFPLAIEQAGAYISVQHKFLPHESGLYSQALQRYIHEYHLNAERLLKHKRPHLTAEN, translated from the exons ATGAGTGCGAAATCTCCTAAAAGGCCGCGTCAGGCCCTGAACAAACAGGCGGAACTGTCGATCCCACTCCAACTACCAATG GAAGATTGCCAAGATATGCAGCAATGCATCGTCGCACTCTATGGTCCTGGTGGTATTGGAAAGACACAAACTGCGGCAGAATATGCCTATCATTATCAGCGGTGTTATACCTCGGTGTTTTGGATTGATGGGGCTAGTGAACATACTATCAGACAAAGCTTCTCTGTTGCTGCCGGACAAATCTTGAAAAGCTGGCGCAGATTGAATCACAATGAGACAGCCTATCAGATATTCGCCAAAGActttggtgttgaggatTCAAAGACTTCCAGTACCCCAACTGCTGACCAAGCTGTTAAGGGTGTAATTGACTGGCTTTCTCAACTCGAAAACAATGATTGGCTCTTGATCTTTGACAATATAGATGACCTGGACTCATTTGATATCCGGTCTTATATGCCCAGCTCTCTACACGggaatatcctcatcacGAGTCGGCGGGCGGACGTCTCTGGTTATTGGAGGAGTGTAGAAGTGGAGAAAATGAGTGATAAAGAAGCTAAATCCTTATTGGCAAAAAGCTCTGGATTCTCCGGGGATATGAATG AAGAGGTCTCCCTAGAGCTGCTTCAGTTACTAGGACATTTTCCGCTTGCCATAGAACAGGCCGGCGCCTACATTTCTGTTCAGCACAAATTTCTGCCGCATGAATCTGGCCTCTACTCTCAGGCGCTCCAGCGTTATATTCATGAATATCATTTGAATGCAGAGAGGCTTCTGAAGCACAAGCGGCCACA TCTCACTGCGGAGAATTGA
- a CDS encoding uncharacterized protein (predicted protein) has product MRHPQGPDFFYRLETPIVVHDLDDSTQKQDHICQWGIGWKTTLILCGSFSLALALAVTHALVFHYLDGKLENDPNIPSQTHVTAASTIVANIIGFCIRICLAAAFTQYFWHLVRASPMRLETLEFLYTMRGSPTSFFSMTVLQKGWLLAIITMVLWAVPIAMSFPSSSMTVRSTTMTHEVPQTQVPGMDLSETWGGNTTIMKDDELALFVSNNWREENDTDYVEVLRAEPLTLAGMGIQIKPVMYQLATQTIVNGEPRTMSSPCGLNCSYKISFVGPYLSCNNTDFDKVSPPLNRSAVVLYALESNWTVTPDADSSFASTLKSFEMKNAEVYNWVRNDSTNTVQLEYTSHVLTCSPRRAKYHVVQRFHNGEQSSTVTVGDVHDLVPMDEKLYFSKNNMTQAVVDAIRDRNIMALIMAMTKGISGNVGALVSSAETVEPISQGAAFSTQLVRDNLLVQSTRLFNGFSDTWEGSLTTSYTLFTVSEEILNSMLANVTLSAINHFQLWPTLVNVTQQDVRTQYVWSRPLNLLLPYFLSLGVALPLAILGYWSLRQNGVPATDNGFLQVAMTTRGNYKLDQLAMGGCLGGNHNESAELKNLEVQFGELIQPNRSRLDIEPNHLGSPTADVRLAGFAPKDEVAPLLVGKRYGKLCEN; this is encoded by the exons ATGCGACATCCTCAAGGACCTGATTTCTTTTACCGG TTGGAGACGCCGATCGTAGTACACGATTTAGATGATTCCACGCAGAAACAGGACCACATCTGTCAATGGGGTATTGGGTGGAAAACTACGCTCATCCTCTGTGGCAGTTTTTCCTTAG CCCTTGCACTAGCTGTTACTCATGCATTAGTATTCCACTATCTCGACGGAAAGCTTGAAAATGATCCGAATATCCCATCACAAACACATGTCACGGCCGCGTCGACTATTGTAGCCAACATAATCGGCTTCTGTATTCGCATCTGCCTGGCAGCGGCGTTCACGCAGTATTTCTGGCATCTTGTCCGAGCCTCTCCCATGCGGCTTGAAACCTTGGAGTTCCTTTACACTATGAGAGGAAGCCCAACGTCATTCTTCTCGATGACTGTACTTCAAAAAGGATGGTTACTAGCTATTATTACCATGGTTCTCTGGGCTGTTCCTATCGCTATGAGCTTCCCATCAAGCTCGATGACTGTCAGGAGTACGACAATGACGCACGAGGTACCCCAGACACAGGTACCAGGTATGGATCTCTCAGAG ACCTGGGGAGGTAACACGACGATTATGAAGGATGATGAACTAGCCTTGTTCGTGTCGAATAATTGGCGAGAAGAAAACGACACTGACTACGTTGAG GTACTGCGTGCTGAACCATTGACCTTAGCGGGTATGGGGATCCAGATCAAGCCTGTAATGTACCAGCTAGCTACACAAACTATCGTGAACGGCGAGCCACGAACAATGAGCTCACCTTGCGGGCTCAATTGTTCCTACaagatttcctttgttggGCCATATCTAAGCTGCAACAATACTGATTTTGATAAGGTCAGTCCGCCTTTAAATAGGAGTGCTGTTGTGTTATATGCGCTAGAAAGCAACTGGACCGTGACACCGGATGCAGACTCAAGCTTCGCCTCCACTCTGAAGAGCTTtgagatgaagaatgcaGAGGTATATAATTGGGTTCGAAATGATTCCACAAATACAGTTCAATTGGAATACACGTCACATGTACTGACATGTAGCCCTCGTCGTGCCAAATACCATGTCGTTCAAAGATTCCACAACGGCGAGCAATCGTCAACTGTTACCGTGGGAGACGTGCATGACTTAGTGCCGATGGATGAGAAACTCTATTTTTCCAAGAACAATATGACTCAAGCTGTTGTGGACGCGATTCGCGATCGTAATATAATGGCACTAATTATGGCAATGACCAAAGGCATATCCGGAAACGTAGGGGCACTCGTTTCAAGTGCGGAAACAGTCGAACCGATCTCGCAAGGGGCGGCGTTTTCAACGCAAT TGGTGCGAGACAATCTTCTCGTCCAATCTACCCGTCTTTTCAACGGGTTCAGCGATACTTGGGAAGGAAGCCTCACTACGTCGTACACCTTATTCACTGTAAGCGAGGAAATTCTGAACTCGATGCTGGCAAACGTCACACTCAGCGCAATCAACCATTTCCAGCTCTGGCCGACTTTGGTCAACGTGACTCAACAGGATGTGCGTACACAGTATGTGTGGTCTCGACCGTTGAACCTTCTTTTGCCCTATTTCCTCTCCTTGGGCGTTGCCCTGCCGTTGGCAATTTTGGGCTACTGGTCGTTGCGCCAAAACGGTGTTCCAGCCACAGATAATGGGTTCCTACAAGTCGCAATGACCACACGGGGAAACTATAAACTCGATCAGTTAGCAATGGGAGGTTGCTTGGGAGGAAACCATAACGAGTCCGCTGAACTCAAGAATCTCGAGGTTCAATTTGGAGAGCTGATTCAACCAAATAGGTCTAGATTGGACATTGAGCCAAACCATCTCGGATCTCCCACAGCTGATGTGAGATTGGCTGGGTTTGCACCTAAAGATGAAGTTGCTCCCCTCCTGGTTGGAAAACGATATGGGAAGTTGTGTGAAAACTGA
- a CDS encoding putative alpha-1,3-mannosyltransferase (predicted protein) — protein sequence MISLLAPRGLRPAWIGITAIAAAAILTLFFLYSPRLQTTTSRVVVPDPANHIVTDPSYVDNNTTTKNVSPVVSDASLTNRLAQYFIDYPLHPPYKEHFGELGQRSQVLRDWLTLADHSPESTGKNLLLNATERVAVSLYPFLEKPKGQNATDKPVSDLRASFEPGSAGVVIPTSNNTLRFAAHLVGTMRSVLNSTLPIQIVYAGDEDLSPDDRTRLSRIVESGPPLEFLDILTVFDDSTLQLQTGGWAIKAFAALGSHFERVILADADAVFFQPPEVLLDHEAFVRTGALLFHDRLLWKNVFPERNEWYRSQIRQPSAALDKSLVWTEDYAEEGDSGLVVLDKSRTDILVALFHICWQNSYDVREEVTYKITYGDKETWWLGLELTGATYEFSGHYGGIVGWEQVDSRGRHKPE from the exons atgatttctcttctggcCCCGCGAGGCCTTCGACCAGCTTGGATTGGTATCACTGCGattgcagcagcagcaatactcactttattctttttatacTCGCCCCGGCTTCAGACCACTACCTCGAGAGTAGTAGTGCCTGACCCTGCAAACCATATTGTGACTGACCCAAGCTATGTGGACAATAATACCACAACGAAAAATGTCAGCCCCGTCGTTTCTGACGCCAGTTTGACCAACCGCCTTGCGCAATATTTTATTGACTATCCACTCCATCCACCATATAAGGAGCACTTTGGCGAACTAGGCCAACGAAGTCAAGTCCTGCGCGACTGGCTGACACTAGCGGACCACTCCCCAGAGTCCACAGGCAAGAATTTGTTGTTGAATGCTACGGAGAGAGTAGCTGTCTCTTTGTATCCGTTCCTCGAAAAGCCCAAAGGGCAAAATGCCACTGATAAACCCGTATCGGATCTCCGGGCGTCTTTCGAACCAGGGTCGGCAGGTGTGGTCATCCCAACCAGCAACAATACTCTCCGCTTCGCGGCCCACCTCGTTGGTACTATGCGCTCGGTTCTAAATTCGACGCTACCGATCCAAATCGTCTATgccggtgatgaggatctcAGCCCGGATGACAGGACTCGTTTATCAAGAATTGTGGAATCGGGCCCTCCCCTCGAGTTTCTTGACATCCTCACCGTTTTCGATGACTCAACCCTCCAGCTGCAGACGGGTGGTTGGGCCATTAAGGCCTTTGCGGCCTTGGGCTCACATTTCGAACGAGTGATCCTAGCCGATGCCGACGCCGTGTTTTTTCAACCTCCTGAGGTTCTGCTCGACCATGAGGCATTTGTTCGAACTGGAGCGCTATTGTTCCACGACCGACTTCTCTGGAAAAATGTATTTCCAGAGCGCAACGAGTGGTACAGGAGTCAAATCCGACAACCAAGCGCGGCGTTGGACAAGTCACTTGTTTGGACGGAGGACTATGCCGAAGAAGGTGACTCTGGTCTAGTCGTCCTTGACAAGAGCCGAACAGATATACTCGTTGCACTGTTCCACATATGCTGGCAGAACTCGTATGATGTACGCGAGGAGGTTACATATAAGATAACATATGGAGATAAGGAGACGTGGTGGCTCGGTCTTGAGCTGACAGGTGCTACTTACGAGTTCTCGGGGCATTACGGTGGGATTGTTGGCTGGGAGCAGGTGGATAGTAGGGGCAGGCACAAG CCCGAATAG